One Pseudonocardia sp. HH130630-07 genomic window carries:
- a CDS encoding HARBI1 family protein, whose product MLSRLLAEERLRRGTRRGRRALDCDRHAVLVLRWFLDATRVAQLAADNQLSLSSTYRYLHEGIDVLAAAAPGLPGALLAARTAGHTHVHLDGTVIHTDRSRTPGPTPGVDLWWSGKHHVHGGNVQVLTAPDGWPLWTSPVRPGREHDTTCARGHPGLLDAIEDWTDDTHVVLADLGYDGENTRLTCPFKTPTGSGLSEDKRTVNTLHSAVRAVAERGNSLLKTTFKALRRVSFCPWRIGAITAAALVLLHVEHDRTT is encoded by the coding sequence ATGTTGTCGCGACTGTTGGCCGAGGAACGCCTCCGGCGCGGGACCCGGCGCGGGCGCCGCGCGCTGGACTGTGACCGCCACGCGGTGCTGGTGCTGCGCTGGTTCCTCGACGCGACCCGGGTCGCCCAGCTCGCCGCCGACAACCAGCTGAGCCTGTCGAGTACCTACCGCTACCTGCACGAAGGCATCGACGTTCTGGCCGCCGCCGCGCCTGGACTGCCCGGCGCGCTGCTCGCGGCCCGCACCGCCGGGCACACCCACGTTCACCTCGACGGCACCGTGATCCACACTGACCGCTCCCGCACTCCCGGACCGACCCCGGGAGTGGATCTGTGGTGGTCGGGCAAGCACCACGTCCACGGCGGGAACGTTCAGGTCCTCACCGCGCCTGACGGGTGGCCGTTGTGGACATCCCCGGTGCGCCCGGGCCGCGAGCACGACACCACCTGCGCCCGCGGCCACCCCGGCCTGCTCGACGCGATCGAGGACTGGACCGACGACACCCACGTCGTGCTCGCCGACCTCGGCTACGACGGTGAGAACACCCGCCTGACCTGCCCGTTCAAGACCCCCACCGGCAGTGGGCTGTCGGAGGACAAGCGCACCGTCAACACGCTGCACTCCGCCGTCAGGGCTGTGGCCGAACGCGGGAACTCCCTGCTCAAGACCACCTTCAAGGCGCTGCGCCGGGTCAGCTTCTGCCCCTGGCGGATCGGCGCGATCACCGCCGCCGCGCTCGTTCTCCTCCACGTCGAGCACGACCGAACCACATGA
- a CDS encoding ribbon-helix-helix protein, CopG family — translation MTTNDDPHAHIDAEVAAVRADYAEEEAEAAETEIAERTAALDVPLNLRIDRDLDAQLKQRAAAAQIPTSALVRRLLRAVVHDHTASVLTVEQVEAIARRVLADTANS, via the coding sequence ATGACCACCAACGACGATCCCCACGCCCACATCGACGCAGAGGTGGCCGCTGTCCGCGCCGACTACGCTGAAGAGGAAGCCGAGGCCGCGGAGACCGAGATCGCCGAGCGCACCGCAGCGCTGGACGTGCCCCTGAACCTGCGCATCGACCGCGACCTCGACGCACAACTCAAGCAACGAGCCGCCGCCGCGCAGATCCCCACCTCGGCGCTGGTGCGACGCCTGCTGCGCGCCGTCGTGCACGACCACACCGCATCGGTGCTTACCGTGGAACAGGTCGAGGCCATCGCCCGCCGAGTACTCGCCGACACCGCCAACAGCTGA